One stretch of Buteo buteo chromosome Z, bButBut1.hap1.1, whole genome shotgun sequence DNA includes these proteins:
- the CDC14B gene encoding dual specificity protein phosphatase CDC14B isoform X1, whose amino-acid sequence MKRKSWAEARRRAAPAPPALKRTRGAASRAAGGEAEQRRQPPPAAPETCLRIADRLYFAILCQKPKSGAANTHYFCIDDELVYENFYADFGPLNLAMVYRYCCKLNKKLKSFSLIRKKIIHYTGFDQKKQANAAFLIGSYAIIYLRESPEDVYRLILAGSVSYLPFRDASFGTCSFHLTLLDCFHAINKALQYGFLDFNKFDVNEYEHYERAENGDFNWIIPNKFIAFSGPHSRSKIENGYPHHAPEAYFPYFRKHKVTTIIRLNKKLYDAKRFTDAGFEHFDLFFADGSTPTDTIVKTFLNICENAEGVIAVHCKAGLGRTGTLIACYIMKHYRMTAAETIAWIRINRPGSVIGPQQHFLMDKQAELWTEGDIFRAKLKGNHKIAVTRILSGVVDISINDTRSRRTIQKDTELYSDEDETNCVTQGDKLRALKSRRQAKAPTASPLTWLLAMLVSTLCSIVIWWIVCGSLLPSLLFCLDGLRT is encoded by the exons ATGAAGCGGAAGAGCTGGGCCGAGGCCCGGcgccgggcagccccggcgccgCCGGCTCTGAAGAGAACTCGGGGCGCGGCGtcgcgggcggcggggggcgaggcggagcagcggcggcagccgccccccgccgcgccggaGACCTGCCTGAGGATCGCCG atCGCCTTTATTTTGCAATTCTCTGCCAAAAACCAAAGAGTGGAGCTGCAAATACCCATTATTTCTGCATAGATGATGAACTTGTATATGAGAA CTTCTATGCAGACTTTGGACCACTCAATCTGGCAATGGTCTACAGATACTGCTGCAAgctaaataagaaattaaag TCATTTTCATtgataaggaagaaaataattcattataCTGGCTTTGatcagaaaaaacaagcaaatgctGCATTCCTCATAGGCTCCTACGCA ATAATATACCTGAGAGAATCCCCAGAAGATGTGTACAGGCTTATATTGGCTGGAAGTGTTTCATATCTTCCTTTCAG GGATGCTTCCTTTGGTACTTGCAGTTTTCATCTGACATTGCTGGACTGTTTTCATGCAATAAACAAG GCTTTGCAATATGGTTTCCTGGATTTCAATAAGTTTGATGTAAATGAATATGAGCATTATGAA agagcagaaaatggAGATTTTAACTGGATAATACCAAACAAATTCATTGCCTTCAGTGGACCTCATTCAAGAAGTAAAATTGAAAATG GCTATCCCCACCATGCTCCAGAGGCTTATTTCCCATACTTCAGGAAACATAAGGTCACCACTATAATACGCCTCAACAAAAAACTGTATGATGCCAAACGATTTACAGATGCTGGATTTGAGCATTTTGACCTCTTCTTTGCTGATGGAAGCACACCTACTGATACTATagttaaaacatttctaaatatttgtgaaaatgcTGAAGGTGTTATAGCCGTTCATTGCAAAG CTGGTCTTGGACGAACTGGCACACTTATTGCCTGTTATATTATGAAGCATTATCGGATGACAGCTGCTGAAACTATTGCCTGGATTAGAATAAATAGACCTGGTTCAGTGATTGGACCGCAGCAACACTTCCTAATGGA CAAACAGGCAGAACTTTGGACAGAAGGGGATATTTTCCGTGCAAAATTGAAAGGAAACCATAAAATTGCTGTAACAAGAATTTTGTCAGGAGTAGTTGATATTTCAATTAATGACACAAGAAGCAGGAGAACCATCCAAAAGGACACTGAACTG TACAGTGATGAAGACGAAACAAACTGTGTAACACAAGGTGATAAGCTTCGTGCTCTGAAAAGTAGAAGGCAGGCAAAAGCTCCAACTGCATCTCCTCTAAC ATGGCTCCTAGCTATGCTGGTATCTACACTGTGTAGCATTGTCATCTGGTGGATTGTATGTGGCTCCCTTCTGCCCAGCCTGCTATTCTGTCTAGATGGTTTAAGAACATAG
- the CDC14B gene encoding dual specificity protein phosphatase CDC14B isoform X3, translating to MKRKSWAEARRRAAPAPPALKRTRGAASRAAGGEAEQRRQPPPAAPETCLRIADRLYFAILCQKPKSGAANTHYFCIDDELVYENFYADFGPLNLAMVYRYCCKLNKKLKSFSLIRKKIIHYTGFDQKKQANAAFLIGSYAIIYLRESPEDVYRLILAGSVSYLPFRDASFGTCSFHLTLLDCFHAINKALQYGFLDFNKFDVNEYEHYERAENGDFNWIIPNKFIAFSGPHSRSKIENGYPHHAPEAYFPYFRKHKVTTIIRLNKKLYDAKRFTDAGFEHFDLFFADGSTPTDTIVKTFLNICENAEGVIAVHCKAGLGRTGTLIACYIMKHYRMTAAETIAWIRINRPGSVIGPQQHFLMDKQAELWTEGDIFRAKLKGNHKIAVTRILSGVVDISINDTRSRRTIQKDTELYSDEDETNCVTQGDKLRALKSRRQAKAPTASPLTSQSVPRTKTVLR from the exons ATGAAGCGGAAGAGCTGGGCCGAGGCCCGGcgccgggcagccccggcgccgCCGGCTCTGAAGAGAACTCGGGGCGCGGCGtcgcgggcggcggggggcgaggcggagcagcggcggcagccgccccccgccgcgccggaGACCTGCCTGAGGATCGCCG atCGCCTTTATTTTGCAATTCTCTGCCAAAAACCAAAGAGTGGAGCTGCAAATACCCATTATTTCTGCATAGATGATGAACTTGTATATGAGAA CTTCTATGCAGACTTTGGACCACTCAATCTGGCAATGGTCTACAGATACTGCTGCAAgctaaataagaaattaaag TCATTTTCATtgataaggaagaaaataattcattataCTGGCTTTGatcagaaaaaacaagcaaatgctGCATTCCTCATAGGCTCCTACGCA ATAATATACCTGAGAGAATCCCCAGAAGATGTGTACAGGCTTATATTGGCTGGAAGTGTTTCATATCTTCCTTTCAG GGATGCTTCCTTTGGTACTTGCAGTTTTCATCTGACATTGCTGGACTGTTTTCATGCAATAAACAAG GCTTTGCAATATGGTTTCCTGGATTTCAATAAGTTTGATGTAAATGAATATGAGCATTATGAA agagcagaaaatggAGATTTTAACTGGATAATACCAAACAAATTCATTGCCTTCAGTGGACCTCATTCAAGAAGTAAAATTGAAAATG GCTATCCCCACCATGCTCCAGAGGCTTATTTCCCATACTTCAGGAAACATAAGGTCACCACTATAATACGCCTCAACAAAAAACTGTATGATGCCAAACGATTTACAGATGCTGGATTTGAGCATTTTGACCTCTTCTTTGCTGATGGAAGCACACCTACTGATACTATagttaaaacatttctaaatatttgtgaaaatgcTGAAGGTGTTATAGCCGTTCATTGCAAAG CTGGTCTTGGACGAACTGGCACACTTATTGCCTGTTATATTATGAAGCATTATCGGATGACAGCTGCTGAAACTATTGCCTGGATTAGAATAAATAGACCTGGTTCAGTGATTGGACCGCAGCAACACTTCCTAATGGA CAAACAGGCAGAACTTTGGACAGAAGGGGATATTTTCCGTGCAAAATTGAAAGGAAACCATAAAATTGCTGTAACAAGAATTTTGTCAGGAGTAGTTGATATTTCAATTAATGACACAAGAAGCAGGAGAACCATCCAAAAGGACACTGAACTG TACAGTGATGAAGACGAAACAAACTGTGTAACACAAGGTGATAAGCTTCGTGCTCTGAAAAGTAGAAGGCAGGCAAAAGCTCCAACTGCATCTCCTCTAAC
- the CDC14B gene encoding dual specificity protein phosphatase CDC14B isoform X2, protein MKRKSWAEARRRAAPAPPALKRTRGAASRAAGGEAEQRRQPPPAAPETCLRIADRLYFAILCQKPKSGAANTHYFCIDDELVYENFYADFGPLNLAMVYRYCCKLNKKLKSFSLIRKKIIHYTGFDQKKQANAAFLIGSYAIIYLRESPEDVYRLILAGSVSYLPFRDASFGTCSFHLTLLDCFHAINKALQYGFLDFNKFDVNEYEHYERAENGDFNWIIPNKFIAFSGPHSRSKIENGYPHHAPEAYFPYFRKHKVTTIIRLNKKLYDAKRFTDAGFEHFDLFFADGSTPTDTIVKTFLNICENAEGVIAVHCKAGLGRTGTLIACYIMKHYRMTAAETIAWIRINRPGSVIGPQQHFLMDKQAELWTEGDIFRAKLKGNHKIAVTRILSGVVDISINDTRSRRTIQKDTELYSDEDETNCVTQGDKLRALKSRRQAKAPTASPLTVILQSSVQKNKTSEPSISDSTDITKRTTRSAARKNS, encoded by the exons ATGAAGCGGAAGAGCTGGGCCGAGGCCCGGcgccgggcagccccggcgccgCCGGCTCTGAAGAGAACTCGGGGCGCGGCGtcgcgggcggcggggggcgaggcggagcagcggcggcagccgccccccgccgcgccggaGACCTGCCTGAGGATCGCCG atCGCCTTTATTTTGCAATTCTCTGCCAAAAACCAAAGAGTGGAGCTGCAAATACCCATTATTTCTGCATAGATGATGAACTTGTATATGAGAA CTTCTATGCAGACTTTGGACCACTCAATCTGGCAATGGTCTACAGATACTGCTGCAAgctaaataagaaattaaag TCATTTTCATtgataaggaagaaaataattcattataCTGGCTTTGatcagaaaaaacaagcaaatgctGCATTCCTCATAGGCTCCTACGCA ATAATATACCTGAGAGAATCCCCAGAAGATGTGTACAGGCTTATATTGGCTGGAAGTGTTTCATATCTTCCTTTCAG GGATGCTTCCTTTGGTACTTGCAGTTTTCATCTGACATTGCTGGACTGTTTTCATGCAATAAACAAG GCTTTGCAATATGGTTTCCTGGATTTCAATAAGTTTGATGTAAATGAATATGAGCATTATGAA agagcagaaaatggAGATTTTAACTGGATAATACCAAACAAATTCATTGCCTTCAGTGGACCTCATTCAAGAAGTAAAATTGAAAATG GCTATCCCCACCATGCTCCAGAGGCTTATTTCCCATACTTCAGGAAACATAAGGTCACCACTATAATACGCCTCAACAAAAAACTGTATGATGCCAAACGATTTACAGATGCTGGATTTGAGCATTTTGACCTCTTCTTTGCTGATGGAAGCACACCTACTGATACTATagttaaaacatttctaaatatttgtgaaaatgcTGAAGGTGTTATAGCCGTTCATTGCAAAG CTGGTCTTGGACGAACTGGCACACTTATTGCCTGTTATATTATGAAGCATTATCGGATGACAGCTGCTGAAACTATTGCCTGGATTAGAATAAATAGACCTGGTTCAGTGATTGGACCGCAGCAACACTTCCTAATGGA CAAACAGGCAGAACTTTGGACAGAAGGGGATATTTTCCGTGCAAAATTGAAAGGAAACCATAAAATTGCTGTAACAAGAATTTTGTCAGGAGTAGTTGATATTTCAATTAATGACACAAGAAGCAGGAGAACCATCCAAAAGGACACTGAACTG TACAGTGATGAAGACGAAACAAACTGTGTAACACAAGGTGATAAGCTTCGTGCTCTGAAAAGTAGAAGGCAGGCAAAAGCTCCAACTGCATCTCCTCTAAC